In the Alphaproteobacteria bacterium genome, TTCCAGCACGGTCGCGGACGAGATCGAGATTTACCGCGCGCCCACGGCGGCCCGCGAGATATTCGCGCCGCTCGACTTTGCGGGCTATGCGGACCGCAAGCCGCCGACGCTGTCGGGCGGCGAGCAGGTGCTGCTCGCGCTGCATTGCTTCTCGCTTTCGCCCTACACGGCGATCGGCATCGACACGGCACTGGAACAGCTCGATCCCGGCAACCGCGATCGGGCGATTGCCTATCTCACACAAGGCGCGGCGCGGGACTTCATGGCCATCGTGGCGGACAATCGGGTCGATCGTGTCGCGGGAATGACGGTCCGCGACGTGACGGACGCTGGAGCCGAATTCGCCTGCGACCTCGGAGCGGCCGCGCGTCTGCCTGTGCGCGACCCAATGACAATCACGGTGCGCGACCTCTCGTTCCGCTATCCCGGCGGCCGCGACATTTTCCGCGACGCCTCCGTCATGCTCGAGCCCGGGCATGCCTACCGACTGACCGGCGCGAACGGCGCCGGCAAGACGACCTTCCTCAAGCTGCTCGCGGGTGTGCTCGCACCCGACGCGGGCCAAATCGAACTTGACGGAAAGCCCTACGCGCCGTGGCGCACCGGCAACCGCGCCTTCGCCTTCGCGACCCAGAATCCGGACCATCAGTGGTGCGGCGCGACGCTTGGCGAGGATATTGCGCGCCGGCGTGGCGTTCTGGCGCGGCGCGGCCTCAACGTGCCGACCGACGAAGCCCTCGGTGCACTTGCGACCTGTCTCGGCGTCCGCTCGCTCGACCAGCACCTTTACGAGTTGCCGCTCGTCGCGCGCAAGCGCCTGAGCTGGCTTTGGCCGTTCTCCGGCGTGATGCCCTGGGCGATGCTCGATGAACCGACGCTCGGGCAGGACCGCGCCACGCGCGCGGCGCTCGCGGATGCGATCGCCCGCCTCACCCACAGCGGCTACGGGGTCGTGTTCATCACGCACGACGACGATTTTGCGGGGCGCATCGCGCACCGCGCGCTCACCATCGCGGACGGAACGATCGCCTGACTACTCGGCGGCGGCGACGCGATGCTGCCGCGTCAGCGCAAAGCCCTGGTAGCCCTTCGCCACCACGTCGTCGCAGATCGCCCGATAGGCCGGGATGCCGCCGATGTACGGCAGAAACACGCGCGGCTTGCCGGGAATGTTCGCGCCCATGTACCAGGAGTTCGCCTGCGGATAGAGCGTGGTGTGCGCCATTTCGTTCACGTGCGCGACCCAGCCATCCTCGGCGCGCGGCGTTGCCTCCATGCAGGCAACGTCATGATCGCGCTGATACGCGATGCAATCCGTCACCCAGTCGACATGCTGCTCGATCGACACGATCATGTTCGAGAGCACCGACGGGCTGCCCGGCCCGGTGATCAGGAACATGTTGGGAAAGCCCGCGACCATCAGGCCCAGATAGGTCTTCGGCCCTTCCTCCCACTTCTCTCTCAGCGTCACGCTGTCGCGGCCGCGGATGCCGACTTTGGCGAACGAGCCGGTCATCGCATCGAAGCCAGTCGCAAACACGATGGCGTCGCACGCGTATTCTTTCCCGCCCGTCACAATGCCCTGCGGCGTGATCTTTTCGATCGGCGCATTGCGGATGTCGACCAGCGAGACGTTGTCGCGGTTGAACGTCTCGAAGTAGTCCGTGTCGATGCAGATGCGCTTGGTGCCGATCGGGTACGTCGTCGGCTGCAACAGCTTGGCGACCGCCGGGTCCTTCACGGTCTCGCCGATCTTGCGGCGCACGAAGTCGGCCGCGGTGTCGTTCGCCGCCTTGTCGAGCGCGAGGTTGTTGTAGGCGGTCATGAAGGTGAGCCCGCCGCGCGCCCAGCGGAAATCGTAGGTCGCCTCCCGCGCTTCGTCGCCGTCCTCGAGCGCGCCCTTCTGCGGGATTTCGCTGACGATACCGTTGCGCATCTCCTCGCGCGCACGACGGCGGAACTCGCGATAGTTCTCCACCCAGGCGCGCTTCTCTGTTTCGCTGAGCGGATAGTTGCGCGCGGGAATCGAGTAGTTCGGCGTGCGCTGGAACACCGTGACGTGCCTGGCTTGTGCGGCGATCACCGGGATCGACTGGATCGCGGACGAGCCGGTGCCGACCACGCCGACGCGCAGGTTAGTGAAATCGACGCCCTCATGCGGCCACGCGCCGGTGTGGTAGACGCGGCCGCGAAACGACGCGAGCCCGGGAAAATCCGGCACGCGCGCATTCGAGAGACACCCGACCGCCATCACCAGATGCTGTGCGCTGGCGCGCGCGCCGCTATCGAGTGTCACGCTCCAGCGATTGTCGGCCTCGTCGAATTCCGCCGACACGACGTTCGTGTTCAGCGCGATGTCGCGCCGCAGGTCGAAGCGGTCGGCCACATGGTTCGCGTAGCGCAGGATCTCAGGCTGCCCGGCGTAGCGCTCGGTCCACTGCCATTCCTGCTGCAGTTCATCGGAGAACGAATAGGAATACTGCACGCTCTCGACGTCGCAGCGCGCGCCCGGATAGCGGTTCCAGTACCACGTGCCGCCGACGCCCGAGCCGCGCTCGTAGACGCGCGCCGTGAGGCCAAGCCCGCGCAGCCGGTGCAGCATGTAGAGGCCGGAGAAACCGGCGCCGACGATGATGGCGTCGTAGGTTTCGGTTGCTGTCATTGGCGTGGCGCTTTGCCCCTGCTTTTCGTCATGGCCAAGCTAGTGCCGGAAGGGGAATCTGCGTTAGGATCGGAGTCGGGTGGCATATTTCTCGACTTCATCTAGCTCAACTTGCTCCCACCTCTTGCCCAATTTGAAATGGGAATCGTTGGTTCTGTACGGCCATTGCCTTTAGGACGAGTGCTTCCAAATCCTTGATTACATATCTGGGATTGACGGACTTCGCGGTTGGCATCCTTCCGAGCTTTTGGAGACCGTGATCGTCTTTGCCTCTCAACACGGTGCGAAAGCCAAACCAACTAAACCGATCCCATTTCTTCTTGTGCTTGTCCCTCTGGTGATCGCGGAGCCGGTAGCCAAGATGCTTAGTGAGTCCGCCGTAGTAGGACCCTAAATTGCCATAGAGAATATAGATTCCCTCTTGCCGCCAGAAATTGCACGCTTGGAATGACCGCCCCATTTTGCCCCTTCGGCCATAGAGTGCGAACGTCTTTCCGTTACCCGGAAACCATTCAACTTCGTCCGCCCGCCAAAAGAGACCGTATGAGCTGATGATCATGGGATGTCTCGCGTCGTGATAATGGCGGTCCCGGAGGGAGTCGAACCCCCGACCTTCGGTTTAGGAAACCGCTGCTCTATCCGGCTGAGCTACGGGACCGTGCGCGCGGGTATAGCATGAGGCGGCGAGGTCGAAAGAGGCGACGTCGGCGCCGCTTTTTCCCTCTCCCCGCCTGCGGGGAGAGGGTGGCGAGGTGCGAAGCCCCGAGCCGGGTGAGGGGCAATGCGCCAAACTCACCAGCCCTCACCCGCCTCGCATTCGCTCGGCACCCTCTCCCCGCTTCGCGGGGAGAGGGAACATGCGGCTCGCTCCGAGCGGACGTTATCCCCCGCCGACGCGCAAAAAAAAATCCGGGCCCCGCAGGGCCCGGCTTAGATCGCATAACGCGTTGCGCGGCTCACCCCTATGCGTGCCTGCCGGCGACGCAGTCCTTCACCCAGCGGTTCTTCTTGATCAGGTGAATGCCGAAACTCATCGTGTCCGCCCGTTTCTTGCATTCGGCCTTCTTCACTTTGTAGGTGTCGCCGGTCGCGGCAGGCGCCGCGGTGACGCCGACGAAAGCCGCAAGCGCAATCGCTGCGATGACCGTGGTCAAGCGCATGGTCTCCTCCTGGAAGGTTGTTCAGCTGCGGCTTGAACGGGCCGGCGCGCAAAATGGTTCCGCGCACGGAACGGCGGCGCGGCTGCGGCGTTGGTCAGGCGGTCTGAAGCATACCCCCGCGATGCGACCGCGCCTTGCCTCGGACGAAGACCCCAGAGCTGTCGCAGCCGGGGTCTTTCATTGTGGTTTGTTGGGGCATGATCTTGCCCGAAAACCGGTACCCACTTTTCGGGATCATGCCCTAGCGTTGCGTCGTGGTGCGAGCGAAGGCCCGCTCCGTGGTGCCCGCAGAAACGGCAGGAGCATTCCGCTTCGCGCGCCGCCCCACCTCGCGCAGCAGCCCGATTCCCGCCCGCTTGAAAAATCCCGCCCAGCGGCGCGCCGCCCACAACAGCCGCGTGTCGATCGTAATCGAGCGCAGCAAAAACGCCTTGTGCGCCGAATGCGCGTGATAGGCCCCGCGCACCGGATCGGCGTAAAACGCCGCGATCTTCTCGGCGCCCATGCCGGGGGTGCCAAGCCAGCGCGGGATATGCACATTGCAGAGCCGCTCGACGTCGGTAAACACCTTGCCGGTGCCGGTGCCCGCCGTCGGGCATGAGGTCGAGAACGCGTCGCCGATCAACACGACGCCGGGCTTCTCGACGCCCTCGGTCACGTAGAGATCGGCGGGGCGGATGTGCACGCGCCCCGGCACGTCATACGCGCCCGTGATCTTCGCAAGCCCCGGCAGCAGCGACTGGAGCGTCTCGCGCGGGTGGTCGCGGAATTGCTTGAGCCAGGGATCGTCGAGCTCGCGATAGACACAGAGGTTGGCGCGCATCGCGGGCCCGATCGGAAACAGCGTGATGTAGGCGGTGCGATCCGAAGGGTGCTCGCCGTAATAGGTGAGCGCCGGAAATGAAAACGCCGCGCTTGCGGGCACGAGATCGAAGCCGAGCATGATCGAGTGCGTCTTGGAAATGTCGCGCCGCTCCATGCCGAGCTTGTGGCGCAGCCCGACGTTGAGGCCATTCGCCACCACGACCAGCCGCGCGGAGATCTGTTCGCCGGTCGAGAGCGTGACGGTCTGCCGGTCGGCGCTCGTCGCGACGTCCATCACCTTCGCGTGGATGACCTCGACGGCGGACGGGATTTCGCCGCGCATCGTGTTGACCATCGTGTCGTAGAGGATGCCGTGCTGATCGCCCGGCCGCTTCTCGACGAGCCGCCCGAAGCGCGCGATCCAGGTTTCGCCGTCATGGGTAGCGGCGCGCAGCACCGCATCGCCGACGCCGGTCTTGCGCAGCACCTTGATCTGCGTGCCGTCGAGCTTCTCGGCGCGGAAGTCCGGCGGATAGACCGCATGCGGATCGACCATCACCGTCGCGATGCCGTTTCGACCCAGCGTCGCCGCCGTGGTCGAGCCGGCGAGCCCGCCGCCCGCAATCAGGATGTCGGTTGAGCGCATGCGTTGTCCTGCCGCGCATCCATGTGGGGCGAAAAGGCTGAACGGAGCTTTAAGGACGTTTGGAGAATGCCGACGATTTGAATCGCTTCGTCGTTGATATTGCTCACGAATTCGCCAGCCCTGTTGGATTTGCTTAACCGAACCGCAAGATGGCGCGGAGCAAGGTGCGCGCCATGATCTCGGTCGAGATACGCGCCCCTGATCTGACGCTCGTTCCGCACTGGGATGCGCTGGCAAAGCGTGCCCCGGCGAACGTGTTCATGCATCCGGCTGCGCTCTGCGCCGCCGCCGCTGCCGAGTTTGCCAAAGTGCATGTGCTGCTCGCCTGGGATGGCGAGACGCTGGTCGGGCTGTGGGCGCTGCGCGAGCGGCGCTTGCGGTTTCTCCCCGCGTTCCTCGCGGCGCCCCCTTACGATTATGCGTTCGTGGCAGGCCCGGTGATCGACCCACGGTACGCGGATGCCGTGATGGCCGCGTTCCTCGATGCGATCGCCAAGGCGCGCGCACTGCCGAACGTGATCGAACTGAAGCTGCTCGACGGCGACGACGGCTCGCTTCGCGCCATGATGAATGCGCTGGGCGCGCGGCCGCTGCTCAAGCTCTCGGAGCGCGCGCGCCCGTTCCTCAACAGCGCCAGCGAACGCAAGCGGTCGGGCTCGACGGCCAAGAAGCTGCGGCAGGACTGGAACAGGCTTGCGGCACTTGGCCTGGTCGCGGTCTCGAACGAGCGCGCCGTCGAATCGGTGCACGGTGCGTTCGAGATTTTCCTCAAACTGGAATCGCAGAGCTGGAAGGGTGACAGCGGCACGGCGCTTCTCTCCAGCGAACGCGACGCCGCGTTCGCGCGCCGCTGGATCGCCGCGCTGGCGGCGCATGGCAGCGCCTCGGTGGCGCTGCTCTCGATCGACGGCAAACCGATCGCCGCGCAGGTGCTGCTCTATTCCGGCACCATGGCCTATACGTGGAAGACCGCGTTCGACGCGGCTTTCGCGAAATTCTCGCCCGGTGCCTTGCTGATCGACAAGGCGAGCGATGTCTTGTTCGCGTCCGGTACCCAGACAATCGAATCCTGCTCCCCGGCGGGCAGCTTCATGGCGCAGCTCTGGACCGGC is a window encoding:
- a CDS encoding ABC transporter ATP-binding protein, coding for MELIAGPNFSGRSAALMARLRERAPAFFIGPHAEAALSGLSSTVADEIEIYRAPTAAREIFAPLDFAGYADRKPPTLSGGEQVLLALHCFSLSPYTAIGIDTALEQLDPGNRDRAIAYLTQGAARDFMAIVADNRVDRVAGMTVRDVTDAGAEFACDLGAAARLPVRDPMTITVRDLSFRYPGGRDIFRDASVMLEPGHAYRLTGANGAGKTTFLKLLAGVLAPDAGQIELDGKPYAPWRTGNRAFAFATQNPDHQWCGATLGEDIARRRGVLARRGLNVPTDEALGALATCLGVRSLDQHLYELPLVARKRLSWLWPFSGVMPWAMLDEPTLGQDRATRAALADAIARLTHSGYGVVFITHDDDFAGRIAHRALTIADGTIA
- a CDS encoding NAD(P)/FAD-dependent oxidoreductase produces the protein MTATETYDAIIVGAGFSGLYMLHRLRGLGLTARVYERGSGVGGTWYWNRYPGARCDVESVQYSYSFSDELQQEWQWTERYAGQPEILRYANHVADRFDLRRDIALNTNVVSAEFDEADNRWSVTLDSGARASAQHLVMAVGCLSNARVPDFPGLASFRGRVYHTGAWPHEGVDFTNLRVGVVGTGSSAIQSIPVIAAQARHVTVFQRTPNYSIPARNYPLSETEKRAWVENYREFRRRAREEMRNGIVSEIPQKGALEDGDEAREATYDFRWARGGLTFMTAYNNLALDKAANDTAADFVRRKIGETVKDPAVAKLLQPTTYPIGTKRICIDTDYFETFNRDNVSLVDIRNAPIEKITPQGIVTGGKEYACDAIVFATGFDAMTGSFAKVGIRGRDSVTLREKWEEGPKTYLGLMVAGFPNMFLITGPGSPSVLSNMIVSIEQHVDWVTDCIAYQRDHDVACMEATPRAEDGWVAHVNEMAHTTLYPQANSWYMGANIPGKPRVFLPYIGGIPAYRAICDDVVAKGYQGFALTRQHRVAAAE
- a CDS encoding GIY-YIG nuclease family protein — protein: MIISSYGLFWRADEVEWFPGNGKTFALYGRRGKMGRSFQACNFWRQEGIYILYGNLGSYYGGLTKHLGYRLRDHQRDKHKKKWDRFSWFGFRTVLRGKDDHGLQKLGRMPTAKSVNPRYVIKDLEALVLKAMAVQNQRFPFQIGQEVGAS
- a CDS encoding NAD(P)/FAD-dependent oxidoreductase gives rise to the protein MRSTDILIAGGGLAGSTTAATLGRNGIATVMVDPHAVYPPDFRAEKLDGTQIKVLRKTGVGDAVLRAATHDGETWIARFGRLVEKRPGDQHGILYDTMVNTMRGEIPSAVEVIHAKVMDVATSADRQTVTLSTGEQISARLVVVANGLNVGLRHKLGMERRDISKTHSIMLGFDLVPASAAFSFPALTYYGEHPSDRTAYITLFPIGPAMRANLCVYRELDDPWLKQFRDHPRETLQSLLPGLAKITGAYDVPGRVHIRPADLYVTEGVEKPGVVLIGDAFSTSCPTAGTGTGKVFTDVERLCNVHIPRWLGTPGMGAEKIAAFYADPVRGAYHAHSAHKAFLLRSITIDTRLLWAARRWAGFFKRAGIGLLREVGRRAKRNAPAVSAGTTERAFARTTTQR
- a CDS encoding GNAT family N-acetyltransferase encodes the protein MARSKVRAMISVEIRAPDLTLVPHWDALAKRAPANVFMHPAALCAAAAAEFAKVHVLLAWDGETLVGLWALRERRLRFLPAFLAAPPYDYAFVAGPVIDPRYADAVMAAFLDAIAKARALPNVIELKLLDGDDGSLRAMMNALGARPLLKLSERARPFLNSASERKRSGSTAKKLRQDWNRLAALGLVAVSNERAVESVHGAFEIFLKLESQSWKGDSGTALLSSERDAAFARRWIAALAAHGSASVALLSIDGKPIAAQVLLYSGTMAYTWKTAFDAAFAKFSPGALLIDKASDVLFASGTQTIESCSPAGSFMAQLWTGRRATVDMLVDVGARKSLTFMLAASGERTYAFARDLRDRARAVSWPLPKRKSLAVTRS